A genomic stretch from Mycobacterium paraterrae includes:
- a CDS encoding alpha/beta hydrolase codes for MDCVTGSTANLPVVVLADNHTSLMHGWVPGVVQALSVALLLLAVGWRNRMWRLFHLPVAAVLGAALAACSSWYIASAGLADDPAPDLLWWWIAGSGAAAAILILGWHSARWWRRAASLVAVPMCLLSAALTLNLWVGYFPTVQTAWDQLTSGPLPHQTDAAGVAALAAAGLPPAHGMVVPVTIPDTASHFKHRGELVYLPPAWFSSNPPPPLPAVMMIGGEFNTPADWLRAGNAAKTIDALAATHAGNAPVFVFVDSGGAFNNDTECVNGSRGNAADHLTKDVLPYVVSKFGVSHEAANWGIVGWSMGGTCALDLTVMHPELFSSFVDIAGSAGPESGTKAQTIARLFGGNATAWAAFDPATVIAKHGLYHGVSGWFDVSSSARRHGISVTDAGDTTRGGRNATPVPGDQIAAAEALCGLGRAHGIDCTIVAQPGNHDWPFASNAFAAALPWLAGRLATPGAPRIPTPSSWPVTPDLIPHATPVGR; via the coding sequence ATGGACTGCGTGACAGGTTCAACGGCGAACCTCCCCGTTGTGGTGCTGGCCGACAACCACACCTCGTTGATGCACGGCTGGGTGCCCGGCGTGGTGCAGGCGCTGTCTGTGGCGCTCTTGCTGTTGGCGGTCGGATGGCGTAACCGAATGTGGCGGCTGTTCCATCTGCCGGTGGCGGCGGTTCTGGGCGCCGCGTTAGCCGCCTGCTCCAGCTGGTACATCGCCAGCGCCGGCTTGGCCGACGATCCCGCGCCTGACCTGCTGTGGTGGTGGATCGCCGGTAGCGGTGCGGCCGCCGCGATCCTGATCCTCGGCTGGCACAGCGCACGGTGGTGGCGCCGGGCGGCGTCGCTGGTGGCCGTACCGATGTGCCTACTGAGCGCCGCATTGACGCTCAACCTATGGGTCGGCTACTTCCCTACCGTGCAGACCGCGTGGGATCAGCTGACCTCCGGACCGCTTCCCCACCAAACCGACGCCGCCGGAGTTGCCGCTTTGGCAGCCGCCGGCCTGCCGCCCGCCCACGGCATGGTGGTGCCGGTCACGATCCCCGACACCGCCTCACATTTCAAGCATCGCGGAGAGCTTGTCTACCTGCCGCCAGCGTGGTTCTCCAGCAATCCACCGCCGCCGCTGCCCGCGGTGATGATGATCGGCGGCGAATTCAACACGCCCGCCGACTGGCTGCGTGCCGGCAACGCCGCCAAGACCATCGACGCGTTGGCCGCGACGCACGCCGGCAACGCCCCGGTGTTCGTGTTCGTCGACTCCGGCGGAGCGTTCAACAACGACACCGAGTGCGTAAACGGCAGTCGCGGCAACGCGGCTGACCATCTAACCAAAGATGTTTTGCCGTATGTTGTTTCGAAGTTCGGCGTCAGCCACGAGGCAGCCAACTGGGGTATCGTCGGCTGGTCGATGGGCGGGACTTGCGCCTTGGACCTCACCGTCATGCACCCGGAGCTGTTCAGCTCGTTCGTCGACATTGCCGGTAGCGCGGGACCCGAATCCGGAACCAAAGCCCAAACCATCGCGCGGCTATTCGGTGGCAACGCCACCGCTTGGGCCGCCTTCGATCCCGCCACAGTGATCGCCAAACACGGCCTGTATCACGGGGTCTCCGGATGGTTCGACGTCTCGTCGAGCGCCCGTCGTCACGGCATATCGGTGACCGATGCGGGCGACACCACCCGCGGCGGTCGAAACGCCACCCCCGTTCCGGGCGATCAGATCGCCGCGGCCGAGGCGTTGTGCGGCCTCGGCCGCGCGCACGGCATCGACTGCACGATCGTCGCGCAACCGGGAAATCATGACTGGCCCTTCGCGAGCAATGCGTTCGCCGCGGCGCTGCCCTGGCTGGCCGGTCGACTGGCCACTCCCGGGGCGCCGCGGATCCCCACGCCGTCGAGCTGGCCGGTGACGCCGGATCTGATACCCCACGCCACACCGGTCGGGCGTTGA
- a CDS encoding winged helix DNA-binding domain-containing protein — MRHFTAEERRRRLVERQFVSLADRVIPDATAELIGLHATDPATPFLSLWARCPGFVASDLERELYENRTVARHLAMRRTLWVVAASDLPVIQAAASDRVAANEHRRLVGDLQKAGITTDGEGWLTKACSAVLDHLAEHGPLTSTELRSALPEIGGTYDPAPGKSWGGHVPVAPRVLTVLSARGAIVRGPNDGGWTTSRPRWASTAEWLALATAPLEPFSALLQRWLRTFGPATAEDVKWWFGTTLTATRKALGAIGAVEVDVGSGPGFALAEDLDDESDPEPVAALLPGLDVTTMGWFERDWYLNGHRGQVFDRNGNAGPTAWWNGRVVGGWYQDDGAQVHVQLLEDPGRDGRRALTRRAAELTSWLDGVRIKPRFPSPLSKAAD, encoded by the coding sequence GTGCGCCACTTCACCGCGGAGGAACGCCGGCGTCGGCTGGTCGAGCGGCAGTTCGTGTCGCTCGCCGACCGTGTCATCCCAGACGCGACCGCCGAACTGATCGGACTGCACGCCACCGATCCCGCCACGCCGTTCCTGTCGTTGTGGGCGCGGTGTCCAGGCTTCGTCGCCTCTGACCTCGAACGCGAACTGTACGAGAATCGAACCGTGGCCCGGCATCTGGCGATGCGGCGCACATTGTGGGTGGTGGCCGCCAGCGATCTGCCGGTCATCCAGGCAGCGGCCAGCGACCGGGTCGCCGCCAACGAGCATCGCCGGCTGGTTGGCGACCTGCAGAAGGCCGGCATCACAACGGATGGCGAAGGCTGGCTGACGAAGGCATGTTCGGCGGTACTGGACCACCTGGCTGAGCACGGGCCGCTGACGAGCACCGAACTGCGGTCGGCCCTCCCCGAGATCGGTGGGACCTACGATCCGGCGCCGGGAAAATCGTGGGGCGGTCATGTTCCGGTGGCGCCCCGCGTTCTGACTGTGCTCTCGGCCCGCGGGGCGATCGTGCGGGGCCCCAACGACGGCGGCTGGACCACGTCACGGCCCAGGTGGGCGTCGACCGCGGAATGGTTGGCGCTCGCCACCGCGCCACTCGAACCATTCTCTGCCCTGTTGCAGCGCTGGCTGCGGACGTTCGGCCCGGCCACCGCCGAAGATGTCAAATGGTGGTTCGGTACCACGCTGACCGCAACCCGAAAAGCGTTGGGCGCCATTGGTGCTGTGGAGGTTGACGTGGGCTCAGGCCCGGGGTTTGCACTGGCCGAAGATCTGGACGACGAATCCGACCCCGAACCGGTCGCGGCCCTACTGCCCGGCCTCGATGTCACGACGATGGGCTGGTTCGAGCGTGATTGGTACTTGAACGGGCATCGCGGTCAAGTCTTTGACCGCAACGGCAACGCCGGACCCACCGCCTGGTGGAACGGACGCGTGGTCGGCGGCTGGTATCAGGACGACGGCGCGCAGGTGCACGTGCAACTGCTCGAGGACCCCGGCCGGGACGGCCGACGAGCCTTGACGCGACGAGCCGCTGAGCTGACGTCGTGGCTCGACGGTGTGCGGATCAAACCGCGGTTCCCCTCGCCGTTGTCGAAAGCCGCCGACTAG
- the uvrA gene encoding excinuclease ABC subunit UvrA translates to MADRLVVKGAREHNLRSVDLDLPRDALIVFTGLSGSGKSSLAFDTIFAEGQRRYVESLSAYARQFLGQMDKPDVDFIEGLSPAVSIDQKSTNRNPRSTVGTITEVYDYLRLLYARAGTPHCPVCGERIARQTPQQIVDQVLVMPEGTRFQVLAPVVRTRKGEFADLFEKLNAQGYSRVRVDGVVHSLTDPPKLKKQEKHDIEVVVDRLTVKASAKQRLTDSVETALNLADGIVVLEFVDEEHDAHNREQRFSEKLACPNGHPLAVDDLEPRSFSFNSPYGACPECAGLGIRKEVDPELVVPDPDRTLAEGAVAPWSMGHTAEYFTRMLASLGEAMGFDVDTPWRKLPAKARRAILEGCDEQVHVKYRNRYGRTRSYYADFEGVLAFLERKLDQTESELMKERYEGFMRDVPCPECHGTRLKPEILAVTMAAGKHGAKSIAEVCELSISDCAEFLNALTLGTREQAIAGQVLKEIQSRLGFLLDVGLEYLSLSRAAGTLSGGEAQRIRLATQIGSGLVGVLYVLDEPSIGLHQRDNRRLIETLTRLRNLGNTLIVVEHDEDTIAHADWVVDIGPGAGEHGGHIVHSGTYADLLTNKESITGAFLSGKERIAAPSIRRPVDRKRHLTVVGANEHNLRGIDVTFPLGVLTSVTGVSGSGKSTLVNDILAAVLANRLNGARHVPGRHTRVTGLDNVDKLVRVDQSPIGRTPRSNPATYTGVFDKIRTLFAATTEAKVRGYQPGRFSFNVKGGRCEACTGDGTIKIEMNFLPDVYVPCEVCNGARYNRETLEVHYKGKTISEVLDMSIEEAAEFFQPITGIHRYLRTLVDVGLGYVRLGQPAPTLSGGEAQRVKLASELQKRSTGRTVYILDEPTTGLHFEDIRKLLDVINGLVDKGNTVIVIEHNLDVIKTSDWVIDMGPEGGAGGGTIVAEGTPEDVMAVPESYTGKFLAEVLTEANKPAARPQKRATNRRKVSA, encoded by the coding sequence GTGGCTGATCGCCTTGTTGTCAAAGGTGCGCGAGAGCACAACTTACGCAGTGTCGATCTTGATTTGCCGCGCGACGCATTGATCGTCTTCACCGGCCTATCGGGCTCGGGAAAGTCTTCGCTGGCGTTCGACACGATCTTTGCCGAGGGGCAGCGGCGCTATGTCGAGTCGCTGTCGGCCTATGCGCGGCAATTCCTGGGGCAGATGGACAAGCCCGACGTCGACTTCATCGAGGGCCTGTCGCCGGCGGTGTCCATCGACCAGAAGTCGACCAACCGCAACCCACGGTCGACGGTGGGAACCATCACCGAGGTGTACGACTATCTACGTCTGCTGTACGCCCGAGCCGGCACGCCGCACTGCCCGGTGTGCGGCGAGCGTATCGCCCGGCAGACCCCGCAGCAGATCGTCGACCAGGTGCTGGTGATGCCGGAAGGCACCCGGTTCCAGGTGCTTGCTCCGGTGGTGCGGACGCGCAAGGGCGAATTCGCCGACCTGTTCGAGAAACTGAACGCGCAGGGCTACAGCCGGGTGCGGGTCGACGGCGTGGTGCATTCGCTGACCGATCCGCCCAAGCTGAAAAAGCAGGAGAAGCATGACATCGAGGTGGTCGTCGACCGCCTGACCGTCAAGGCCAGCGCCAAACAGCGGCTCACCGATTCGGTCGAGACTGCGCTCAATTTGGCCGACGGCATCGTGGTCTTGGAGTTCGTCGACGAAGAGCACGACGCGCACAACCGCGAACAGCGGTTCTCCGAGAAACTGGCCTGCCCCAACGGACACCCGCTGGCGGTCGACGACCTCGAGCCGCGGTCGTTCTCGTTCAACTCGCCCTACGGCGCCTGCCCGGAGTGCGCCGGTCTGGGCATTCGCAAAGAGGTCGACCCGGAACTCGTAGTGCCCGACCCAGACCGCACCCTGGCCGAGGGGGCGGTGGCACCCTGGTCGATGGGGCACACGGCGGAGTACTTCACCCGGATGCTGGCCAGCCTCGGCGAGGCGATGGGCTTCGACGTCGACACGCCGTGGCGCAAGCTTCCCGCCAAGGCGCGCAGGGCAATTCTCGAGGGCTGCGACGAACAGGTGCACGTCAAATACCGGAACCGGTATGGGCGCACCCGGTCCTACTACGCCGACTTCGAGGGCGTGCTGGCGTTTCTGGAGCGCAAGCTCGACCAGACCGAGTCTGAGCTGATGAAGGAGCGCTACGAGGGTTTCATGCGCGACGTCCCGTGTCCCGAGTGCCACGGAACGCGGCTCAAGCCGGAGATCCTGGCGGTCACCATGGCCGCCGGCAAGCATGGCGCCAAGTCGATCGCCGAGGTCTGCGAGCTGTCGATCTCGGACTGCGCCGAGTTCCTCAACGCGCTCACCCTGGGCACCCGGGAACAGGCGATCGCCGGCCAGGTGCTCAAGGAGATCCAGTCGCGGCTGGGCTTCCTCCTCGACGTCGGACTGGAATACCTGTCACTGTCGCGGGCGGCGGGCACCCTGTCCGGCGGCGAAGCGCAACGCATCCGACTGGCCACCCAGATCGGGTCCGGTCTGGTTGGCGTGCTGTACGTGCTCGACGAGCCGTCCATCGGGCTGCATCAGCGCGACAACCGTCGGCTCATCGAAACCCTCACGCGGCTGCGGAATTTGGGCAACACCCTGATCGTCGTCGAGCACGACGAGGACACCATCGCGCACGCCGACTGGGTGGTCGACATCGGTCCCGGAGCCGGCGAGCACGGCGGCCACATCGTGCACAGCGGCACCTACGCCGACCTGTTGACGAATAAGGAGTCGATCACCGGCGCCTTCCTGTCCGGCAAGGAACGCATTGCGGCGCCGTCGATTCGGCGTCCGGTGGACAGGAAGCGGCATCTCACGGTGGTCGGTGCCAACGAGCACAACCTGCGTGGCATCGACGTCACGTTCCCGCTCGGCGTGCTGACCTCGGTGACCGGCGTGTCGGGTTCCGGCAAGTCGACGTTGGTCAACGACATCCTTGCGGCGGTGCTGGCGAACCGGCTTAACGGCGCTCGTCATGTTCCGGGCCGGCACACCCGCGTCACCGGTCTTGACAACGTCGACAAGCTGGTCCGGGTCGACCAGTCGCCGATCGGCCGCACGCCGCGGTCCAACCCGGCGACCTACACCGGCGTCTTCGACAAGATTCGCACCTTGTTCGCGGCGACCACAGAGGCGAAGGTGCGCGGCTACCAGCCGGGCCGATTCTCGTTCAACGTCAAGGGCGGTCGCTGCGAAGCGTGCACCGGTGACGGCACGATCAAGATCGAGATGAACTTTCTGCCGGACGTGTACGTGCCCTGCGAGGTATGCAACGGCGCACGCTACAACCGCGAGACACTCGAGGTGCACTACAAGGGCAAGACGATCTCCGAGGTGCTCGACATGTCGATCGAGGAGGCCGCGGAGTTCTTCCAGCCGATCACCGGGATCCACCGCTACCTGCGTACCCTGGTCGACGTCGGGCTTGGCTACGTGCGCCTCGGCCAGCCCGCGCCGACCCTGTCCGGCGGTGAAGCGCAGCGGGTGAAGCTGGCGTCGGAATTGCAGAAGCGCTCCACGGGTCGCACCGTCTACATCCTCGACGAGCCGACCACCGGCTTGCACTTCGAAGACATCCGTAAGCTACTGGATGTCATCAACGGCCTTGTCGACAAAGGCAATACGGTGATCGTCATCGAGCACAACCTCGACGTCATCAAGACCTCGGACTGGGTCATCGACATGGGGCCGGAAGGCGGCGCCGGGGGCGGCACGATCGTCGCCGAAGGTACGCCAGAGGACGTGATGGCGGTCCCGGAGAGCTACACCGGCAAGTTCCTTGCCGAAGTGCTGACCGAGGCCAACAAGCCCGCGGCGCGCCCGCAGAAGCGAGCGACCAACCGCCGCAAGGTCAGCGCCTAG
- a CDS encoding MBL fold metallo-hydrolase has product MTVLDENYTGHVESGSAARRTLPGATILKTSVGPMDNNAYLVTCSATGETLLIDAANDADALIELIREHAPKVSLIVTSHQHFDHWQALEAVAGATGASTAAHEIDAEPLPVTPDRLLAGGDTIEVGELTFDVIHLRGHTPGSVALALDGPATGGVTQLFTGDCLFPGGVGKTWQPGDFDQLLDDVTARVFDRFDDDTVVYPGHGDDTTIGAERPHLAEWRERGW; this is encoded by the coding sequence ATGACCGTCCTCGACGAGAACTACACCGGCCATGTCGAATCGGGCAGCGCCGCTCGCCGGACTCTTCCGGGAGCGACGATCCTGAAGACGTCGGTCGGCCCGATGGACAACAACGCCTACCTGGTGACTTGTTCCGCGACCGGGGAAACGTTGCTCATCGACGCGGCGAACGACGCGGACGCCCTGATCGAACTCATTCGCGAGCACGCGCCCAAGGTGTCGCTGATCGTGACCAGCCATCAGCACTTCGACCATTGGCAGGCGCTGGAAGCCGTCGCCGGTGCGACGGGAGCATCCACGGCCGCACACGAGATCGACGCCGAGCCCCTGCCGGTCACGCCGGACCGCCTGCTGGCCGGTGGCGACACCATCGAGGTCGGCGAGCTGACCTTCGACGTGATTCATCTGCGCGGTCATACCCCGGGATCGGTTGCGCTGGCGCTCGACGGTCCTGCGACTGGCGGTGTAACTCAACTGTTCACCGGTGACTGCCTGTTTCCTGGAGGAGTCGGTAAGACCTGGCAACCTGGCGATTTCGATCAGCTGCTCGACGACGTCACCGCCCGGGTGTTCGACCGATTCGACGATGACACGGTCGTGTATCCCGGCCACGGAGACGACACCACGATCGGCGCTGAGCGGCCGCATCTCGCCGAGTGGCGCGAACGCGGCTGGTAA
- a CDS encoding Hsp70 family protein, with translation MRVGVDFGTTHTVVAVVDRGNYPVVSFDGVDSWPSLIAGDASGELRFGPAAAAVRHDPAWSVLRSFKRLLNDAGPRTTVELAGRSHRLADLFAGFLAQLKSDLHHRSNADLAAGERVEAAISVPANASSSQRFLTLDAFAQAGFQVVALLNEPSAAGFEYAHRYRSTITAKREYVLIYDLGGGTFDASLLKMTGRLNEVIFSEGIQRLGGDDFDEAILKMVRARAGLRRLPTGVREQLREECAARKEAVSPNTRRFLVDLTAAAKPPFTCPIDDVYKACNSLVDKTITILPRVLRDRAGSEVDWSEVAGVYVVGGAGSFPPVARALRAAFDEKRVKRSLHPFAATAIGLAAFLDKEAGFALSERLSHHFGVFRETRAGEEVYFDPIVPKGAELPTAGQPPIVVTRTYRAAHNIGHFRFVECSRLLDGRPDGDVTPYDPVFFPFDPALGDDGDLPRRPVYRRDDGPDVEERYVITDGGTVEVTLTTRPDQLTRTFRLERRDLASA, from the coding sequence ATGCGCGTGGGCGTCGACTTCGGCACAACACACACCGTCGTTGCGGTCGTCGACCGGGGCAACTACCCCGTGGTGTCGTTCGACGGAGTCGACTCCTGGCCCTCTCTGATCGCCGGCGACGCCTCCGGAGAGCTGCGGTTCGGCCCCGCTGCCGCCGCGGTCCGGCACGACCCGGCCTGGTCGGTGCTGCGTTCGTTCAAGCGCCTGCTCAACGACGCCGGCCCCAGGACGACCGTGGAACTGGCGGGACGCTCCCATCGACTGGCCGACCTGTTCGCCGGATTTCTGGCCCAGCTGAAAAGCGATCTGCACCATCGGTCGAACGCCGACCTGGCGGCTGGTGAGCGCGTCGAGGCGGCGATCAGTGTGCCGGCCAACGCGTCCAGCTCACAACGCTTTTTGACCCTGGATGCGTTCGCGCAGGCCGGCTTCCAGGTGGTGGCGTTGCTCAACGAACCCTCGGCGGCGGGCTTCGAGTACGCCCACCGATACCGCTCGACGATCACCGCCAAACGGGAATACGTGCTGATCTATGACCTCGGCGGCGGCACCTTCGACGCATCTCTGCTGAAGATGACCGGGCGACTCAACGAAGTCATATTCAGCGAAGGCATCCAGCGCCTCGGTGGTGACGACTTCGACGAGGCCATCCTCAAGATGGTGCGCGCCCGCGCCGGTCTGCGTCGGCTCCCGACGGGTGTCCGCGAGCAATTGCGCGAGGAGTGCGCCGCGCGGAAAGAGGCGGTCAGCCCCAACACCCGCCGGTTCCTCGTCGACCTCACCGCGGCCGCCAAGCCCCCGTTCACCTGCCCAATCGACGACGTCTACAAGGCATGTAATTCGTTGGTAGACAAGACAATTACGATACTTCCCCGCGTGTTGCGCGACCGGGCAGGCAGCGAGGTGGACTGGTCTGAGGTTGCCGGGGTCTATGTGGTGGGTGGTGCCGGCAGCTTTCCTCCGGTCGCGCGTGCCTTACGCGCCGCGTTCGACGAGAAGCGCGTCAAGCGCTCGCTGCATCCGTTCGCCGCCACGGCGATCGGACTCGCCGCGTTCCTCGACAAAGAGGCCGGATTCGCGCTCTCCGAACGTCTTTCGCATCATTTCGGAGTCTTCCGGGAAACCCGGGCAGGCGAAGAGGTGTACTTCGATCCGATCGTGCCCAAAGGCGCCGAACTGCCGACGGCGGGGCAGCCACCCATCGTCGTCACCCGGACCTACCGCGCGGCGCACAACATCGGTCACTTCCGCTTCGTCGAGTGCAGCCGGTTACTAGACGGCCGGCCCGACGGTGACGTAACCCCATACGATCCGGTGTTCTTTCCGTTCGATCCGGCTCTGGGCGACGACGGCGACCTGCCGCGCCGGCCGGTATACCGCCGCGATGACGGCCCAGACGTCGAGGAGCGCTACGTCATCACCGACGGTGGAACGGTCGAGGTGACCCTCACCACGCGTCCGGACCAGCTGACCCGCACCTTCCGGTTGGAGCGCCGCGACCTCGCCAGCGCATAG
- a CDS encoding universal stress protein, with translation MSAYQTVVVGTDGSDSSLRAVEKAGSIAGADAKLIVATAYLPQNQDARAADLLKDESYKVSGSAPIYAILREAKERASAAGAKNVEERSIVGAPVDALVGLAEEVDADLLVVGNVGLSTIAGRLLGSVPANVSRRAKVDVLIVHTS, from the coding sequence ATGAGCGCCTATCAGACCGTGGTGGTAGGAACCGACGGATCGGATTCGTCGCTTCGCGCGGTGGAGAAGGCAGGGAGCATCGCCGGGGCGGACGCGAAACTGATCGTTGCGACGGCGTATTTACCTCAGAACCAAGATGCTCGCGCCGCCGATCTGCTGAAGGACGAGAGCTACAAGGTGTCGGGCAGTGCCCCGATCTACGCCATCCTGCGCGAGGCCAAGGAGCGGGCCAGCGCCGCGGGGGCCAAGAACGTCGAAGAGCGGTCGATCGTCGGCGCCCCGGTGGACGCCCTGGTCGGGCTCGCCGAGGAGGTCGATGCCGACCTACTGGTGGTCGGCAACGTCGGCCTGAGCACCATCGCCGGCCGACTGCTGGGCTCGGTACCCGCCAACGTGTCGCGGCGCGCCAAGGTCGACGTGCTGATCGTCCACACGTCATAG
- a CDS encoding glycosyltransferase family 39 protein — MVATTVEEPTKAVLVPVTPPRSAGRFSDPLAIALLTALVGGVAASRPSLWFDESATISASASRSVPELWKLLTHIDAVHGLFYLLMHGWFCLFPATEFWSRVPSCLAVGLAAAGVVVLARQFLPRRTAIYAGIVFAILPRVTWAAVEARSYALQAVAAVWLTVLLITAIRRHQWRLWVLYGLALMVSILLNVYLVLLVPAYAVITPMLRRQRSVVVWWAITSAVAVAALTPLMLFAHGQSFQVAWIHSLTWHTMLDVFLHQYFDNSVPFAVLTALIFVVALAIRLTGRWESAGDTRRMLIICAAWIVVPTGISLIYSALSDPFYYPRYLFFTTPAMAIVIATCIVAIGQRPRWIALALVALAVAALPNYLLSQRQRYAKEGWDYSDVADLISARASAGDCLLVDNTVGWLPGPVRALLAARPAAFRPLVDIGRGVPAPKRETLWDGHVAVWLIVGRLYKCRTLWTITTHDTKLPLHQAGPSLPPGRDFSRAPAYQVPKNVGFHIVERWQFHRTEVIKSTR; from the coding sequence ATGGTTGCAACGACAGTCGAGGAACCCACCAAAGCGGTCCTTGTACCCGTCACGCCCCCGCGGAGCGCGGGCAGGTTCTCCGACCCGCTCGCGATCGCGTTGCTGACCGCGCTCGTCGGGGGTGTCGCTGCGAGCCGTCCGTCGCTGTGGTTCGACGAGAGCGCAACCATTTCGGCCTCGGCCAGCCGATCGGTGCCCGAACTGTGGAAGCTGCTCACCCACATCGACGCCGTCCACGGGCTGTTCTACCTGCTGATGCATGGCTGGTTTTGCCTCTTCCCGGCGACCGAATTCTGGTCGCGGGTGCCCAGTTGTCTGGCCGTCGGCCTCGCGGCAGCCGGCGTGGTGGTCCTGGCCAGGCAATTCCTGCCGCGGCGCACCGCGATCTACGCCGGCATCGTGTTTGCCATCCTGCCGCGCGTGACCTGGGCGGCTGTCGAAGCACGGTCGTATGCACTGCAAGCGGTCGCGGCCGTATGGCTGACCGTGCTGTTGATCACTGCGATACGCCGTCATCAATGGCGGCTGTGGGTCCTTTACGGGCTTGCCCTGATGGTCTCGATATTGCTGAACGTCTACCTGGTGTTGCTGGTGCCGGCTTATGCGGTCATCACGCCGATGCTCCGGCGGCAACGATCCGTCGTGGTCTGGTGGGCGATCACCTCGGCCGTGGCGGTGGCAGCGCTGACGCCGCTGATGCTGTTCGCGCACGGGCAGAGCTTCCAGGTGGCCTGGATCCACTCGTTGACCTGGCACACCATGCTCGACGTGTTCCTGCACCAGTACTTCGACAACAGTGTGCCGTTCGCGGTCCTGACGGCGTTGATTTTCGTTGTCGCGCTGGCGATTCGGCTCACCGGCCGCTGGGAGTCAGCCGGCGACACCCGTCGCATGCTGATCATCTGCGCAGCCTGGATAGTCGTCCCCACCGGGATCAGCCTGATTTATTCGGCGCTGAGCGACCCGTTCTACTATCCGCGGTACCTGTTCTTCACCACCCCGGCGATGGCGATCGTGATCGCGACCTGCATCGTGGCCATTGGCCAACGGCCGCGGTGGATCGCGCTGGCGCTGGTCGCCCTCGCCGTCGCGGCGTTACCGAATTATCTTCTCTCTCAACGGCAGCGTTATGCCAAGGAGGGGTGGGACTATAGCGACGTCGCAGACCTGATCTCCGCCCGCGCATCCGCAGGTGACTGCCTGCTCGTCGACAACACGGTGGGCTGGTTGCCCGGCCCGGTCCGTGCGCTGCTGGCCGCCCGGCCGGCCGCATTTCGTCCGCTGGTCGACATCGGCCGAGGCGTCCCTGCGCCGAAGCGAGAGACTCTATGGGACGGTCATGTCGCGGTGTGGTTGATCGTCGGCCGGCTGTACAAGTGCAGGACGTTGTGGACTATCACGACGCACGACACCAAGCTGCCACTTCATCAGGCCGGGCCGTCATTGCCGCCCGGACGCGACTTCAGCCGGGCGCCGGCGTACCAGGTTCCGAAGAACGTGGGCTTCCACATCGTCGAGCGGTGGCAGTTTCACCGAACTGAGGTCATCAAGTCGACACGTTGA
- a CDS encoding MgtC/SapB family protein, which produces MEIWLADPLFGGSVQNGRHLMELLAAFGLTAIIGLERTIQGKVAGLRTQTIVGTSSALIMLVSKYGFGDVLAAQTLVLDPSRVAAQVVSGIGFLGAGIIITRRGAIHGLTTAAAVWESAAIGLAAGAGLLLLAAAVVALHFVSALAFNAVERQLNARLRGTVRLQIVYDNGRGVLRAILRACGQRNWQLTELDADDGNIDRDQVTVSMTLSGAKITNAAQVLSEIDGVSGVLSADEDPD; this is translated from the coding sequence ATGGAGATCTGGCTTGCCGACCCGCTCTTCGGCGGCAGTGTGCAGAACGGCCGCCATCTCATGGAGCTGCTCGCCGCGTTCGGATTGACGGCGATCATCGGCTTGGAACGCACCATCCAGGGCAAAGTCGCCGGGCTGCGGACCCAGACCATCGTCGGTACGTCGTCGGCGTTGATCATGCTGGTCAGCAAGTACGGATTCGGCGATGTGTTGGCGGCGCAGACCCTGGTGCTCGACCCGTCTCGGGTTGCGGCACAGGTGGTCTCGGGTATCGGGTTTCTCGGCGCCGGGATCATCATCACGCGCCGCGGCGCGATTCACGGGCTCACCACAGCCGCGGCGGTGTGGGAATCCGCGGCCATCGGCCTGGCGGCGGGCGCCGGGCTGCTGTTGCTGGCCGCCGCCGTTGTGGCGTTGCACTTTGTCAGCGCGCTGGCCTTCAACGCGGTGGAGCGGCAACTCAACGCACGGCTGCGAGGGACGGTCCGGTTGCAGATCGTCTACGACAACGGCCGGGGTGTACTTCGCGCGATCCTGCGCGCCTGTGGCCAACGGAACTGGCAACTCACCGAGCTCGACGCCGACGACGGCAACATCGACCGCGACCAGGTCACGGTGTCGATGACACTGTCAGGCGCCAAGATCACCAACGCCGCGCAGGTCCTGTCCGAGATCGACGGCGTTTCCGGTGTGCTGAGCGCCGACGAAGATCCCGACTAG